In a single window of the Cygnus olor isolate bCygOlo1 chromosome 5, bCygOlo1.pri.v2, whole genome shotgun sequence genome:
- the LOC121071482 gene encoding LOW QUALITY PROTEIN: calcium-binding protein 2-like (The sequence of the model RefSeq protein was modified relative to this genomic sequence to represent the inferred CDS: inserted 1 base in 1 codon) — MPRTRGDKGAPKDADTPGKGKXGAGGESSPKPPEEGGSPGSSSPGAESQHGGHGRKNSKKGAGDPHAAAAKAYSPFLNTVFGKERELSPEELDELLDAFKEFDTDQDGFISYKDLGACMRMLGYMPTEMELIEISQHIKMRMGGRVDFEDFVQMMGPKLREETAHMVGVRELKIAFREFDMNGDGEISSAEMREAIAALLGEQLKAQEVDEILQDVDLNGDGRVDFDEFVMMLSSR, encoded by the exons ATGCCACGCACGCGGGGGGACAAGGGGGCCCCCAAGGACGCGGACACCCCAGgcaagggga ggggagcagggggcgAGAGCTCCCCCAAGCCCCCCGAGGAGGGCGGCTcccccggcagcagcagccctggcgCTGAGTCCCAGCACGGCGGGCACGGGCGGAAGAACAGCAAGAAGGGTGCCGGGGATCCCCACGCTGCCGCCGCCAAGGCTTACTCACCCTTCCTCAACACCGTCTTTGGCAAG GAGCGGGAGCTGTCGCCGGAGGAGCTGGACG AGCTGCTGGATGCCTTCAAGGAGTTTGACACTGATCAGGATGGCTTCATCAGCTACAAGGACCTGGGCGCCTGCATGCGCATGCTGGGGTACATGCCCACCGAGATGGAGCTCATTGAGATCTCCCAGCACATCAAGATGAGGA TGGGCGGCCGCGTGGACTTCGAGGACTTTGTGCAGATGATGGGGCCGAAGCTGCGGGAGGAGACGGCCCACATGGTGGGCGTGAGGGAGCTGAAGATCGCCTTCCGCGAG TTCGACATGAACGGGGACGGGGAGATCAGCAGCGCAGAGATGCGGGAGGCCATCGCAGCGCTGCTGGGCGAGCAGCTGAAGGCGCAGGAGGTGGACGAGATCCTGCAGGATGTGGATCTCAACGGGGACGGCCGCGTGGACTTCGATG AGTTCGTCATGATGCTGTCCTCCCGGTAA
- the GPR152 gene encoding probable G-protein coupled receptor 152, translating to MELENATVSLSLSPSSSTSPSSSAQPPYALGWDRQLLLVCAVLGLPANAFVLWLTGWRLRCRGLATFIFSVAASDFLFLANSTLQIWTAARGYHWPLGTPLCRLHRFLLDLAYYSGLFLLAAISLDRCLLLLAPLWYRCRRPARWPAGLCAAAWLTAGCCSAPGTALAQASEVLPGLVVCRREQGRWQQLLGWLEVAVEGLLLPTGVLLLCNGAALAVAAARRRRQRGGRLPARFQRLVAATLSSYLAIHLPFQLAQLLSHAIPEHFANLTYFVGLAFNVGSCLNPCLYLLLATGACHRLARMAPGTAAPVPPASAAGVTPGTAAPVPPAAPAPVPPGTAAPLQPEAAAPVPPDTAVPVPPAAAVPVPSSRSPAGTPPAAPPAPP from the coding sequence ATGGAGCTGGAGAACGCCAcggtgtccctgtccctgtccccatcctcatccACGTCACCGTCCTCATCCGCGCAGCCCCCGTACGCCCTGGGGTGggacaggcagctgctgctggtctgcGCCGTGCTGGGACTGCCCGCCAACGCCTTTGTCCTCTGGCTGACGGGCTGGCGGCTGCGCTGCCGCGGCCTCGCCACCTTCATCTTCAGTGTGGCCGCCTCCGACTTCCTCTTCCTCGCCAACTCCACCCTGCAGATCTGGACGGCGGCGCGCGGCTACCACTGGCCGCTGGGCACGCCGCTGTGCCGCCTGCACCGCTTCCTTCTCGACCTGGCCTACTACAGCGGGCTCTTCCTGCTGGCCGCCATCAGCCTGGaccgctgcctgctgctgctggccccacTCTGGTACCGCTGCCGGCGCCCGGCGCGCTGGCCGGCGGGGCTGTGCGCGGCCGCGTGGCTGACGGCGGGCTGCTGCAGCGCGCCCGGCACGGCGCTGGCGCAGGCCTCGGAGGTGCTGCCGGGGCTGGTGGTGTGCCGGCGGGAGCAGGGccgctggcagcagctgctgggctggctggaGGTGGCCgtggaggggctgctgctgcccaccggcgtcctgctgctgtgcaacGGGGCCGCGCTGGCCGTGGCGGCGGCGCGGAGGCGGCGGCAGCGTGGCGGGCGCCTGCCGGCCCGCTTCCAGCGCCTGGTGGCGGCCACGCTGAGCAGCTACCTGGCGATCCACCTGCCCTTCCAGCTGGCCCAGCTGCTGAGCCACGCGATCCCCGAGCACTTCGCCAACCTCACCTACTTCGTGGGGCTGGCCTTCAACGTGGGCAGCTGCCTCAACCCCTGCCTctacctgctgctggccaccgGCGCCTGCCACCGCCTCGCCCGCATGGCGCCCGGCACCGCCGCCCCGGTGCCACCGGCCAGCGCCGCCGGCGTGACGCCTGGCACCGCCGCCCCCgtgccgcccgccgccccggcccccgtGCCACCGGGCACCGCCGCCCCGTTGCAGCCGGAGGCCGCTGCCCCGGTGCCGCCGGACACCGCGGTCCCGGTGCCACCCGCTGCCGCCGTCCCGGTGCCCTCGTCCCGATCTCCCGCGGGGACCCCACCGGcagcgccccccgccccgccatGA
- the CORO1B gene encoding coronin-1B, which produces MSFRKVVRQSKFRHVFGQPVKTEQCYDDIRVSRVTWDSTFCAVNPSFVAIIVEASGGGAFLVLPLQKTGRIDKSYPTVCGHTGPVLDIEWCPHNDHVIASGSEDCTVMVWQVPEGGLSQPLTEPVVVLEGHSKRVGIITWHPTARNVLLSAGCDNVVLIWNVGTAEELYRLEGLHPDLIYSVSWSRDGSRFCTACKDKSVRVIDPRRGTVVAEKERAHEGARPMRAIFLADGKIFTTGFSRMSERQLALWDTENLEEPMGLQELDSSNGALLPFYDPDTNVVYVCGKGDSSIRYFEITEEPPYIHFLNTFTSKEPQRGMGWMPKRGLDVSKCEIARFYKLHERKCEPIIMTVPRKSDLFQDDLYPDTAGPDPAMEAEEWVAGQTAGPVLVSLRQAYIPSKQRDLKVSRRTLLHDARPAAPSPAAPAAPPPAAPAASARLSAPPALGTGAPAPLAGGRLDEVLQEVAALRALVAEQGQRITRLEEQLSRLENGHV; this is translated from the exons ATGTCGTTTCGCAAGGTGGTGCGGCAGAGCAAATTCCGGCACGTTTTCGGGCAGCCGGTGAAGACGGAGCAGTGCTACGATGACATCCGCGTGTCCCGCGTTACCTGGGACAGCACCTTCTGCGCCGTCAACCCCTCCTTCGTGGCCATCATCGTGGAGGccagcggcggcggcgccttcctggtgctgcccctgcAAAAG ACCGGGCGCATCGACAAGTCCTACCCCACGGTGTGTGGGCACACGGGCCCCGTGCTAGACATCGAGTGGTGCCCCCACAACGACCACGTCATCGCCAGCGGCTCCGAGGACTGCACCGTCATG GTGTGGCAGGTCCCCGAGGGGGGGCTTAGCCAGCCGCTGACGGAGCCGGTGGTGGTACTGGAGGGGCACTCGAAGCGTGTGGGCATCATCACCTGGCACCCCACTGCCCGCAACGTCCTGCTCAGCGCAG GCTGTGACAACGTGGTGCTGATCTGGAACGTGGGGACGGCGGAGGAGCTGTACCGCCTGGAGGGGCTGCACCCCGACCTCATCTACAGCGTCAGCTGGAGCCGCGACGGCTCCCGCTTCTGCACCGCCTGCAAGGACAAGAGCGTGCGCGTCATCGATCCCCGCCGCGGCACCGTGGTGGCG GAGAAGGAGCGGGCGCACGAGGGTGCGCGGCCCATGCGCGCCATCTTCCTGGCCGACGGCAAGATCTTCACCACCGGCTTCAGCCGCATGAGCGAGCGGCAGCTGGCGCTGTGGGACACG GAGAACCTGGAGGAGCccatggggctgcaggagctggactcCAGCAACGGGGCCCTGCTGCCCTTCTACGACCCCGACACCAACGTGGTTTATGTCTGCGGCAAG GGTGACTCGAGCATCCGGTACTTCGAGATCACGGAGGAGCCGCCCTACATCCACTTCCTCAACACCTTCACCAGCAAGGAGCCGCAGCGCGGCATGGGCTGGATGCCCAAGCGCGGGCTGGATGTCAGCAAGTGCGAGATCGccag GTTCTACAAGCTGCACGAGCGCAAGTGTGAGCCCATCATCATGACGGTGCCAAGGAAG tcGGACCTCTTCCAGGACGACCTGTACCCCGACACGGCGGGCCCCGACCCGGCGATGGAGGCGGAGGAGTGGGTGGCGGGGCAGACGGCGGGGCCGGTGCTGGTGTCCCTGCGGCAGGCCTACATCCCCAGCAAGCAGCGGGACCTCAAGGTGAGCCGCCGCACCCTGCTGCACGACGCCCGCCCCGCCGCacccagccccgccgcccccgccgcgccgccccccgcggcccccgccgcctccgcACGCCTCAGCGCGCCCCCGGCACTGGGCACCGGCGCCCCCGCGCCCCTG GCGGGCGGGCGGCTGGACgaggtgctgcaggaggtggcGGCGCTGCGCGCGCTGGTGGCGGAGCAAGGCCAGCGCATCACCCGCCTGGAGGAGCAGCTCAGCCGCCTGGAGAACGGGCACGTCTAG
- the LOC121071145 gene encoding protein tyrosine phosphatase receptor type C-associated protein → MAGARCPPAPPLLLVLAGLAAAGEPVGSRSDRVVGALLGLLLCLAVGLALAWRHLCHLSAGRYHPRPMGRRALALLRSRWHQLQGREGPAEAPRDRDEDTAPPDEEEELMPWAQHQRQEDEEVEDEEEKEEKEDEEEEEEEEEEEAAAPLEAEQSPPGVPQALGGSAEALLSDMHAFSGTAAWGDARPHVTAL, encoded by the exons ATG GCTGGAGCGCGGtgcccgccggccccgccgctgctgctggtgctggcagggctggcggCAGCGGGGGAGCCGGTGGGGAGCCGCAGCGACCGGGTGGTaggggccctgctggggctgctgctgtgcctggccGTGGGGCTGGCCCTGGCCTGGCGCCACCTCTGCCACCTCTCGGCCGGCCGCTACCACCCCCGGCCCATGGGCCGCCGGGCCCTGGCGCTGCTGCGGAGCCGCTGGCACCAGCTGCAGGGGCGGGAGGGCCCCGCCGAAGcccccagggacagggacgAGGACACGGCCCCGCCGGACGAGGAGGAAGAACTGATGCCGTGGGCCCAGCACCAGCGGCAGGAGGACGAGGAGgtggaggacgaggaggagaaggaggagaaggaggatgaggaggaggaggaggaggaggaggaggaggaggctgcggcaCCGCTGGAGGCTGAGCAGAGCCCCCCGGGCGTGCCGCAGGCGCTGGGCGGCAGTGCCGAGGCGCTGCTCAGCGACATGCACGCCTTCTCGGGGACGGCCGCCTGGGGGGATGCGCGGCCCCATGTCACCGCCCTCTGA